The following are encoded together in the Salvelinus alpinus chromosome 29, SLU_Salpinus.1, whole genome shotgun sequence genome:
- the LOC139558963 gene encoding uncharacterized protein isoform X2: MYTFMLIVLYFATECIVQSQSEIYSLNYIYTALSKPVELPGIHEFTAMGLLNDKQIDYYDSVDKKKIPKQDWMREKLPADYWEKGTQSRKSKEQWFKVNINILMDRMGHNNTDVHVLQWKHGCEIDKQPDGTLKFIKGTDQYSYDGDDFLAFDFATMQWVASVVQAVPTKRKWDGVQILNQYTKGYLEKECVYWLSKFMEYGDKEFSSTDPPPNISVFAKKATPAGNVRLTCMATGFYPKDVIIHIKKNGVQLTEDDGVQSDGVLPNNDDTYQIRISVQIPEADKEMYECSVSHTTLNESIVKKWGAGKSGALPPPGIQTPLNGNGNGATNSNLTTTPMTMDGASGISSDSGKYEDGSSNSSDSGQGSQKEKSSDGASEEEVKMPMLPNGKIYSLNYIYTALSKPVELPGIHEFTAMGLLNDKQIDYYDSVDKKKIPKQDWMREKLPADYWEKGTQSRKSKEQWFKVNINILMDRMGHNNTDVHVLQWKHGCEIDKQPDGTLKFIKGTDQYSYDGDDFLAFDFATMQWVASVVQAVPTKRKWDGVQILNQYTKGYLEKECVYWLSKFMEYGDKEFSSTDPPPNISVFAKKATPAGNVHLTCMATGFYPKDVIIHIKKNGVQLTEDDGVQSDGVLPNNDDTYQIRISVQIPEADKEMYECSVSHTTLNESIVKKWGAGKSGALPPPGIQTPLNGNGNGATNSNLTTTPMTMDGASGISSDSGKYEDGSSNSSDSGQGSQKEKSSDGASEEEVKMPMLPN, translated from the exons ATGTATACGTTTAtgttaattgttttatatttcgCGACAGAATGTATTGTTCAGAGCCAAAGCG AGATCTACTCGTTGAATTACATCTACACTGCCCTCTCAAAGCCAGTTGAATTGcctggtatccacgagttcactGCCATGGGTCTGTTGAATGACAAACAGATTGATTACTATGACAGTGTGGATAAAAAGAAGATTCCCAAACAGGACTGGATGAGGGAGAAGCTGCCAGCAGACTACTGGGAAAAAGGCACTCAGTCACGCAAGAGCAAGGAGCAGTGGTTCAAAGTCAACATCAACATCCTGATGGACCGCATGGGGCACAACAACACTG ATGTTCATGTCCTTCAGTGGAAACATGGATGTGAGATTGACAAACAGCCAGACGGCACATTGAAATTCATAAAGGGCACTGACCAATACAGCTACGATGGTGATGACTTCTTGGCCTTTGATTTTGCCACTATGCAGTGGGTGGCCTCAGTTGTTCAAGCTGTGCCGACTAAGAGGAAGTGGGACGGGGTGCAGATCCTCAACCAGTACACCAAGGGCTACCTGGAGAAGGAGTGTGTGTACTGGCTGTCCAAATTCATGGAATATGGGGACAAAGAATTCAGTAGCACTGACC CCCCTCCAAATATCTCTGTTTTTGCTAAAAAAGCCACACCTGCAGGAAATGTCCGCCTGACCTGCATGGCAACAGGTTTCTATCCCAAAGATGTGATAATTCATATTAAGAAGAATGGGGTCCAACTGACCGAAGACGATGGAGTGCAGTCTGACGGAGTCTTACCCAATAATGATGACACCTACCAGATCAGGATTAGTGTGCAGATCCCAGAGGCAGACAAGGAAATGTATGAATGCTCTGTCAGCCATACAACATTGAACGAGTCAATTGTGAAAAAATGGG GTGCTGGTAAATCAGGAGCTCTACCACCTCCTGGGATCCAGACCCCTCTAAATG GCAATGGGAATGGAGCGACCAATTCGAACTTGACCACCACACCAA TGACAATGGATGGCGCTAGCGGCATTTCCTCTGACTCAG GCAAATATGAGGATGGAAGTAGCAACTCATCAGACTCTG GTCAAGGCAGCCAGAAGGAAAAGTCTTCAGACGGAGCCAGTGAGGAGGAAGTTAAGATGCCAATGCTGCCTAATGGAA AGATCTACTCGTTGAATTACATCTACACTGCCCTCTCAAAGCCAGTTGAATTGcctggtatccacgagttcactGCCATGGGTCTGTTGAATGACAAACAGATTGATTACTATGACAGTGTGGATAAAAAGAAGATTCCCAAACAGGACTGGATGAGGGAGAAGCTGCCAGCAGACTACTGGGAAAAAGGCACTCAGTCACGCAAGAGCAAGGAGCAGTGGTTCAAAGTCAACATCAACATCCTGATGGACCGCATGGGGCACAACAACACTG ATGTTCATGTCCTTCAGTGGAAACATGGATGTGAGATTGACAAACAGCCAGACGGCACATTGAAATTCATAAAGGGCACTGACCAATACAGCTACGATGGTGATGACTTCTTGGCCTTTGATTTTGCCACTATGCAGTGGGTGGCCTCAGTTGTTCAAGCTGTGCCGACTAAGAGGAAGTGGGACGGGGTGCAGATCCTCAACCAGTACACCAAGGGCTACCTGGAGAAGGAGTGTGTGTACTGGCTGTCCAAATTCATGGAATATGGGGACAAAGAATTCAGTAGCACTGACC CCCCTCCAAATATCTCTGTTTTTGCTAAAAAAGCCACACCTGCAGGAAATGTCCACCTGACCTGCATGGCAACAGGTTTCTATCCCAAAGATGTGATAATTCATATTAAGAAGAATGGGGTCCAACTGACCGAAGACGATGGAGTGCAGTCTGACGGAGTCTTACCCAATAATGATGACACCTACCAGATCAGGATTAGTGTGCAGATCCCAGAGGCAGACAAGGAAATGTATGAATGCTCTGTCAGCCATACAACATTGAACGAGTCAATTGTGAAAAAATGGG GTGCTGGTAAATCAGGAGCTCTACCACCTCCTGGGATCCAGACCCCTCTAAATG GCAATGGGAATGGAGCGACCAATTCGAACTTGACCACCACACCAA TGACAATGGATGGCGCTAGCGGAATTTCCTCTGACTCAG GCAAATATGAGGATGGAAGTAGCAACTCATCAGACTCTG GTCAAGGCAGCCAGAAGGAAAAGTCTTCAGACGGAGCCAGTGAGGAGGAAGTTAAGATGCCAATGCTGCCTAATTGA
- the LOC139558963 gene encoding uncharacterized protein isoform X1, protein MYTFMLIVLYFATECIVQSQSEIYSLNYIYTALSKPVELPGIHEFTAMGLLNDKQIDYYDSVDKKKIPKQDWMREKLPADYWEKGTQSRKSKEQWFKVNINILMDRMGHNNTDVHVLQWKHGCEIDKQPDGTLKFIKGTDQYSYDGDDFLAFDFATMQWVASVVQAVPTKRKWDGVQILNQYTKGYLEKECVYWLSKFMEYGDKEFSSTDPPPNISVFAKKATPAGNVRLTCMATGFYPKDVIIHIKKNGVQLTEDDGVQSDGVLPNNDDTYQIRISVQIPEADKEMYECSVSHTTLNESIVKKWGAGKSGALPPPGIQTPLNGNGNGATNSNLTTTPMTMDGASGISSDSGKYEDGSSNSSDSGQGSQKEKSSDGASEEEVKMPMLPNGKIYSLNYIYTALSKPVELPGIHEFTAMGLLNDKQIDYYDSVDKKKIPKQDWMREKLPADYWEKGTQSRKSKEQWFKVNINILMDRMGHNNTDVHVLQWKHGCEIDKQPDGTLKFIKGTDQYSYDGDDFLAFDFATMQWVASVVQAVPTKRKWDGVQILNQYTKGYLEKECVYWLSKFMEYGDKEFSSTDPPPNISVFAKKATPAGNVHLTCMATGFYPKDVIIHIKKNGVQLTEDDGVQSDGVLPNNDDTYQIRISVQIPEADKEMYECSVSHTTLNESIVKKWGAGKSGALPPPGIQTPLNGNGNGATNSNLTTTPMTMDGASGISSDSDLLNLCQVGWGALLHSYFQVSPEMLEVRALAGSLKDIQRFVPKPLLRCLG, encoded by the exons ATGTATACGTTTAtgttaattgttttatatttcgCGACAGAATGTATTGTTCAGAGCCAAAGCG AGATCTACTCGTTGAATTACATCTACACTGCCCTCTCAAAGCCAGTTGAATTGcctggtatccacgagttcactGCCATGGGTCTGTTGAATGACAAACAGATTGATTACTATGACAGTGTGGATAAAAAGAAGATTCCCAAACAGGACTGGATGAGGGAGAAGCTGCCAGCAGACTACTGGGAAAAAGGCACTCAGTCACGCAAGAGCAAGGAGCAGTGGTTCAAAGTCAACATCAACATCCTGATGGACCGCATGGGGCACAACAACACTG ATGTTCATGTCCTTCAGTGGAAACATGGATGTGAGATTGACAAACAGCCAGACGGCACATTGAAATTCATAAAGGGCACTGACCAATACAGCTACGATGGTGATGACTTCTTGGCCTTTGATTTTGCCACTATGCAGTGGGTGGCCTCAGTTGTTCAAGCTGTGCCGACTAAGAGGAAGTGGGACGGGGTGCAGATCCTCAACCAGTACACCAAGGGCTACCTGGAGAAGGAGTGTGTGTACTGGCTGTCCAAATTCATGGAATATGGGGACAAAGAATTCAGTAGCACTGACC CCCCTCCAAATATCTCTGTTTTTGCTAAAAAAGCCACACCTGCAGGAAATGTCCGCCTGACCTGCATGGCAACAGGTTTCTATCCCAAAGATGTGATAATTCATATTAAGAAGAATGGGGTCCAACTGACCGAAGACGATGGAGTGCAGTCTGACGGAGTCTTACCCAATAATGATGACACCTACCAGATCAGGATTAGTGTGCAGATCCCAGAGGCAGACAAGGAAATGTATGAATGCTCTGTCAGCCATACAACATTGAACGAGTCAATTGTGAAAAAATGGG GTGCTGGTAAATCAGGAGCTCTACCACCTCCTGGGATCCAGACCCCTCTAAATG GCAATGGGAATGGAGCGACCAATTCGAACTTGACCACCACACCAA TGACAATGGATGGCGCTAGCGGCATTTCCTCTGACTCAG GCAAATATGAGGATGGAAGTAGCAACTCATCAGACTCTG GTCAAGGCAGCCAGAAGGAAAAGTCTTCAGACGGAGCCAGTGAGGAGGAAGTTAAGATGCCAATGCTGCCTAATGGAA AGATCTACTCGTTGAATTACATCTACACTGCCCTCTCAAAGCCAGTTGAATTGcctggtatccacgagttcactGCCATGGGTCTGTTGAATGACAAACAGATTGATTACTATGACAGTGTGGATAAAAAGAAGATTCCCAAACAGGACTGGATGAGGGAGAAGCTGCCAGCAGACTACTGGGAAAAAGGCACTCAGTCACGCAAGAGCAAGGAGCAGTGGTTCAAAGTCAACATCAACATCCTGATGGACCGCATGGGGCACAACAACACTG ATGTTCATGTCCTTCAGTGGAAACATGGATGTGAGATTGACAAACAGCCAGACGGCACATTGAAATTCATAAAGGGCACTGACCAATACAGCTACGATGGTGATGACTTCTTGGCCTTTGATTTTGCCACTATGCAGTGGGTGGCCTCAGTTGTTCAAGCTGTGCCGACTAAGAGGAAGTGGGACGGGGTGCAGATCCTCAACCAGTACACCAAGGGCTACCTGGAGAAGGAGTGTGTGTACTGGCTGTCCAAATTCATGGAATATGGGGACAAAGAATTCAGTAGCACTGACC CCCCTCCAAATATCTCTGTTTTTGCTAAAAAAGCCACACCTGCAGGAAATGTCCACCTGACCTGCATGGCAACAGGTTTCTATCCCAAAGATGTGATAATTCATATTAAGAAGAATGGGGTCCAACTGACCGAAGACGATGGAGTGCAGTCTGACGGAGTCTTACCCAATAATGATGACACCTACCAGATCAGGATTAGTGTGCAGATCCCAGAGGCAGACAAGGAAATGTATGAATGCTCTGTCAGCCATACAACATTGAACGAGTCAATTGTGAAAAAATGGG GTGCTGGTAAATCAGGAGCTCTACCACCTCCTGGGATCCAGACCCCTCTAAATG GCAATGGGAATGGAGCGACCAATTCGAACTTGACCACCACACCAA TGACAATGGATGGCGCTAGCGGAATTTCCTCTGACTCAG atcttctcaatctctgtcaggttggatggggggcgttgctgcacagctattttcaggtctctccagagatgttagaagtccgggctctggctgggtcactcaaggacattcagagatttgtcccgaagccactcctgcgctgtcttggttga
- the LOC139558963 gene encoding uncharacterized protein isoform X3, whose product MYTFMLIVLYFATECIVQSQSEIYSLNYIYTALSKPVELPGIHEFTAMGLLNDKQIDYYDSVDKKKIPKQDWMREKLPADYWEKGTQSRKSKEQWFKVNINILMDRMGHNNTDVHVLQWKHGCEIDKQPDGTLKFIKGTDQYSYDGDDFLAFDFATMQWVASVVQAVPTKRKWDGVQILNQYTKGYLEKECVYWLSKFMEYGDKEFSSTDPPPNISVFAKKATPAGNVRLTCMATGFYPKDVIIHIKKNGVQLTEDDGVQSDGVLPNNDDTYQIRISVQIPEADKEMYECSVSHTTLNESIVKKWGAGKSGALPPPGIQTPLNGNGNGATNSNLTTTPMTMDGASGISSDSGKYEDGSSNSSDSGQGSQKEKSSDGASEEEVKMPMLPNGKIYSLNYIYTALSKPVELPGIHEFTAMGLLNDKQIDYYDSVDKKKIPKQDWMREKLPADYWEKGTQSRKSKEQWFKVNINILMDRMGHNNTDVHVLQWKHGCEIDKQPDGTLKFIKGTDQYSYDGDDFLAFDFATMQWVASVVQAVPTKRKWDGVQILNQYTKGYLEKECVYWLSKFMEYGDKEFSSTDPPPNISVFAKKATPAGNVHLTCMATGFYPKDVIIHIKKNGVQLTEDDGVQSDGVLPNNDDTYQIRISVQIPEADKEMYECSVSHTTLNESIVKKWGAGKSGALPPPGIQTPLNGNGNGATNSNLTTTPNKLIAKKSSPLGT is encoded by the exons ATGTATACGTTTAtgttaattgttttatatttcgCGACAGAATGTATTGTTCAGAGCCAAAGCG AGATCTACTCGTTGAATTACATCTACACTGCCCTCTCAAAGCCAGTTGAATTGcctggtatccacgagttcactGCCATGGGTCTGTTGAATGACAAACAGATTGATTACTATGACAGTGTGGATAAAAAGAAGATTCCCAAACAGGACTGGATGAGGGAGAAGCTGCCAGCAGACTACTGGGAAAAAGGCACTCAGTCACGCAAGAGCAAGGAGCAGTGGTTCAAAGTCAACATCAACATCCTGATGGACCGCATGGGGCACAACAACACTG ATGTTCATGTCCTTCAGTGGAAACATGGATGTGAGATTGACAAACAGCCAGACGGCACATTGAAATTCATAAAGGGCACTGACCAATACAGCTACGATGGTGATGACTTCTTGGCCTTTGATTTTGCCACTATGCAGTGGGTGGCCTCAGTTGTTCAAGCTGTGCCGACTAAGAGGAAGTGGGACGGGGTGCAGATCCTCAACCAGTACACCAAGGGCTACCTGGAGAAGGAGTGTGTGTACTGGCTGTCCAAATTCATGGAATATGGGGACAAAGAATTCAGTAGCACTGACC CCCCTCCAAATATCTCTGTTTTTGCTAAAAAAGCCACACCTGCAGGAAATGTCCGCCTGACCTGCATGGCAACAGGTTTCTATCCCAAAGATGTGATAATTCATATTAAGAAGAATGGGGTCCAACTGACCGAAGACGATGGAGTGCAGTCTGACGGAGTCTTACCCAATAATGATGACACCTACCAGATCAGGATTAGTGTGCAGATCCCAGAGGCAGACAAGGAAATGTATGAATGCTCTGTCAGCCATACAACATTGAACGAGTCAATTGTGAAAAAATGGG GTGCTGGTAAATCAGGAGCTCTACCACCTCCTGGGATCCAGACCCCTCTAAATG GCAATGGGAATGGAGCGACCAATTCGAACTTGACCACCACACCAA TGACAATGGATGGCGCTAGCGGCATTTCCTCTGACTCAG GCAAATATGAGGATGGAAGTAGCAACTCATCAGACTCTG GTCAAGGCAGCCAGAAGGAAAAGTCTTCAGACGGAGCCAGTGAGGAGGAAGTTAAGATGCCAATGCTGCCTAATGGAA AGATCTACTCGTTGAATTACATCTACACTGCCCTCTCAAAGCCAGTTGAATTGcctggtatccacgagttcactGCCATGGGTCTGTTGAATGACAAACAGATTGATTACTATGACAGTGTGGATAAAAAGAAGATTCCCAAACAGGACTGGATGAGGGAGAAGCTGCCAGCAGACTACTGGGAAAAAGGCACTCAGTCACGCAAGAGCAAGGAGCAGTGGTTCAAAGTCAACATCAACATCCTGATGGACCGCATGGGGCACAACAACACTG ATGTTCATGTCCTTCAGTGGAAACATGGATGTGAGATTGACAAACAGCCAGACGGCACATTGAAATTCATAAAGGGCACTGACCAATACAGCTACGATGGTGATGACTTCTTGGCCTTTGATTTTGCCACTATGCAGTGGGTGGCCTCAGTTGTTCAAGCTGTGCCGACTAAGAGGAAGTGGGACGGGGTGCAGATCCTCAACCAGTACACCAAGGGCTACCTGGAGAAGGAGTGTGTGTACTGGCTGTCCAAATTCATGGAATATGGGGACAAAGAATTCAGTAGCACTGACC CCCCTCCAAATATCTCTGTTTTTGCTAAAAAAGCCACACCTGCAGGAAATGTCCACCTGACCTGCATGGCAACAGGTTTCTATCCCAAAGATGTGATAATTCATATTAAGAAGAATGGGGTCCAACTGACCGAAGACGATGGAGTGCAGTCTGACGGAGTCTTACCCAATAATGATGACACCTACCAGATCAGGATTAGTGTGCAGATCCCAGAGGCAGACAAGGAAATGTATGAATGCTCTGTCAGCCATACAACATTGAACGAGTCAATTGTGAAAAAATGGG GTGCTGGTAAATCAGGAGCTCTACCACCTCCTGGGATCCAGACCCCTCTAAATG GCAATGGGAATGGAGCGACCAATTCGAACTTGACCACCACACCAA ACAAGTTGATTGCAAAGAAGAGTAGCCCGCTCGGAACATAA